In the Phaseolus vulgaris cultivar G19833 chromosome 7, P. vulgaris v2.0, whole genome shotgun sequence genome, one interval contains:
- the LOC137828901 gene encoding piriformospora indica-insensitive protein 2-like: MKSIKAVSHAIFFMFILSLSARCCGQEDLDIAPIEKAEQEALYSTIQGFVGNSWNGSDLYPDPCGWTPIQGVSCDLFNGFWYVTVLNIGPVHDNSLSCAQDLEFRPQLFELKHLKSLSFFNCFQSQNRFPAIIPSGNWEKLASSLESLEFRSNPGLIGNIPSDFGVLENLQSLVLLENGVTGEIPSSIGNLMKLKKLVLAGNYLNGRIPDVFDGMNELLIFDLSSNSLSGSLPSTLGSLTSALKLDVSHNHLEGNLLNEFANLKNLTLMDLRNNKFSGGLTLSLQEMHSLEELVVSNNPLGGDIRALKWENLKNLAILELSNMGLTGEIPESVSELKRLRFLGLSDNNLTGNLSPKLETLPCLNALYLSGNNITGEINFSKEFLEKMGRRFGAWNNPNLCYQVGVISTNHVPYGVKPCQRGVNLLESNSKTELINEDMNETFHFIASTGFSSCATNGFWWTLMEEILVMGLFLILI, translated from the exons ATGAAGAGCATCAAGGCTGTTAGCCATGCCATATTTTTCATGTTCATCCTCTCTCTGAGTGCAAGATGCTGTGGACAAGAAGACCTTGATATAGCTCCTATAGAGAAAGCAGAGCAAGAAGCTCTATACTCCACCATTCAAGGCTTTGTTGGTAATTCCTGGAATGGCTCAGATCTCTATCCAGATCCTTGTGGTTGGACTCCAATTCAG GGGGTCTCCTGTGATCTGTTTAATGGGTTTTGGTATGTTACTGTCTTGAACATTGGACCCGTCCATGACAACTCGCTGAGTTGTGCTCAAGATTTGGAATTTAGGCCACAGTTGTTTGAGCTCAAGCACCTAAAATCTCTATCCTTCTTCAATTGCTTTCAATCACAGAACAGGTTTCCAGCTATCATTCCATCTGGAAATTGGGAGAAACTGGCTAGCAGCTTAGAATCACTGGAGTTTAGATCAAATCCAGGTCTCATTGGAAACATTCCCTCAGATTTTGGTGTCCTGGAGAACCTCCAATCACTAGTACTACTAGAAAATGGTGTAACGGGTGAAATACCATCTAGCATTGGCAATCTCATGAAGTTGAAGAAGCTTGTTCTTGCTGGAAACTATCTTAATGGGAGGATCCCAGATGTTTTTGATGGGATGAATGAGTTATTAATCTTTGATTTAAGTAGTAATTCATTATCGGGGTCTTTACCTTCGACACTTGGAAGCTTAACTTCAGCATTGAAGCTTGATGTGAGCCACAATCACCTTGAAGGGAATCTTCTAAACGAGTTTGCTAATCTTAAGAATCTGACCCTAATGGACCTTAGGAATAACAAATTCAGTGGTGGATTGACCTTGTCTTTGCAAGAGATGCACTCCTTAGAGGAATTGGTTGTGTCCAACAATCCATTAGGTGGAGACATCAGGGCCCTAAAGTGGGAAAACCTGAAGAACTTGGCAATTTTGGAACTCTCTAACATGGGGTTGACAGGGGAAATTCCCGAGTCTGTCTCAGAATTGAAGAGGCTCAGATTTTTGGGACTTAGTGACAACAACCTCACCGGCAATCTGTCACCAAAGCTGGAAACTCTTCCTTGTCTCAATGCACTTTACCTAAGTGGAAACAATATCACAGGAGAGATTAACTTCTCTAAAGAGTTTTTGGAAAAAATGGGAAGGCGTTTTGGGGCCTGGAACAACCCCAACCTTTGCTACCAAGTTGGAGTAATTTCAACAAACCATGTTCCATATGGGGTAAAGCCATGCCAGAGAGGGGTAAATTTGTTAGAATCCAATTCAAAAACTGAGCTAATCAATGAGGATATGAATGAGACTTTCCATTTCATAGCTTCTACAGGATTTTCTAGCTGTGCTACTAATGGCTTCTGGTGGACTTTGATGGAAGAAATATTGGTGATGGGTTTATTCCTAATTCTTATATAG